The sequence below is a genomic window from Ornithobacterium rhinotracheale.
ATACCTAAAAGCTCACTACCCTGCGCAGTATATGGCTGCCGTGCTGAGCAATAATATGAAGGATATTAAGGATATTACCTTCTTTATGCAAGAATGCAAGCGAATGAATATACCCGTTTTAAGCCCGGATGTCAATGAATCTATCCTAGATTTTAATGTGAACCAAGAAGGAGCAATTCGCTTTGGGCTAGGCGCCATCAAAGGAGTGGGAGCCGCCGCTGTGGAATGCATTATTAAAGAGCGACAAGAAAACGGGAAATTCAAAAATGTATACGACTTTATGGAGCGCATGGACCTGAGACAGTGCAATAAAAAAACGATGGAAAACCTCATTTTTGCAGGCGCTTTTGATGGGCTAGGCGATTTTCACCGTGCGCAATACTTTGCCGAAGATGAAACAGGGCAAACGAATTTAGAGAAATTAATAAAATATGGACAAGCCTCCCAAGAAGGCGGCAGCGAAATCCAGTTTGACCTGTTTGCCTCAGCGGGAATGAAAATTGAAATCCAAAAACCCGAGATTATAAATTGTGAGCCGTGGGGCGAATTATTTAAACTCAATAAAGAAAAAGATGTGGTGGGCATTTACATCTCATCGCACCCGCTAGATGAGTATAGCTTAGAGATTGAAAAATATGCCAAGATAGATTTAGCAAGCCTCAAAGCAAACGAGGCCAAACTAGTAGGCGCCACCTTTAATGTCGCAGGAATGATTACCTCCGCAAGCCACTTAGAATCTAAAAACGGACAAGGCTTTGGGAAATTCACCCTTGAAGATTATTCGGATAATTACGAATTTATGCTATTCAATGATGATTATCTCAAATTTAAGCCCTATTTGGAGAAAAATCTCTTTGTATTGATTCAAATAAATATTACACAAAATAAATTTAGCAACAAAATCTATGTTAATATCAAGGATATTTCGCTGCTAAGTGGGCTTATTGAGAAAAAAACCAATACCCTCAATATGCTCATAGACATTGCTAGCCTCTCTAATGAAATGCTAACGCAAATCGAAAATTTAGTCCAAGAAAATAAGGGCGAAAAAAGATTAAACATTGAATTAATTGATATGCAAAATAAAACCAAATTCGTGGCCGCCTCCACCAAATACACCATAAGCGTTACCAAAAAATTAATCAACGAATTGCAAGAAATCGACGGCATAAGCCTTACACTTAACTAGGCGATTTATAGCACTATCAATTTAATTTATAGGCAATCTATTGTAAGTTCACCCATTTTTCAGTACATTTGTAAAAAATAAAAGCTTATGGCATTAGAAATTACAGACAACAATATCAACGAAGTCCTATCATCGGAACTACCCGTGATGGTGGATTTCTGGGCAGAATGGTGTGGCCCTTGCCGTATGATTGGCCCAATCGTAGATGAAATCAATCGCGAATTTGAAGGCAAAGCCGTTGTGGGCAAAGTGAATGTGGACAATAACCCAGACACCGCAGCACAATATGGTATTAGAAACATTCCTACCATTTTATTCTTTAAAGGCGGACAAGTTGTGGATAAAGTAGTAGGCGTGGTTCCGAAAGAGCAATTGGTACAAAAATTACAATCCCTATAATTTTTTATAAAAAATTATTTGGCGATTAAAAAATAATTCTTATCTTTGCAACCGCTTTGAGAAAGAAAAGAAGTTCTTTGAAGCGTTATTTTAAGAGTTTTTTTAGATTCGGTAGTTCAGTTGGTTAGAATACCTGCCTGTCACGCAGGTGGTCGCGGGTTCGAGTCCCGTCCGGATCGCAAAAGTGGTTTACTTAACACTTAAAAAATTAAAGTAAAAGATTCGGTAGTTCAGTTGGTTAGAATACCTGCCTGTCACGCAGGTGGTCGCGGGTTCGAGTCCCGTCCGGATCGCAGAAAAAAGGATATCGTTTTTGGTATCCTTTTTTTATTTTAAACATTTTTGGATACAAAAAAGCCTTATCCACAAAGATAAGGCTTTTTCTGAATTTTTGTTTTTCTATTATTTGTCCAAAACTTCCATATCAAAATATAATGTAGCATTAGGGGGCACCACACCTCCTGCTCCCTGAGCTCCGTAGCCTAATTGTGGCGGAATGATTAAGAACACTTTGCTTCCTCTGTTGAACATTGTAAGCGCCTCCATCCAGCCTTGGATTAAGCCTGT
It includes:
- the trxA gene encoding thioredoxin; its protein translation is MALEITDNNINEVLSSELPVMVDFWAEWCGPCRMIGPIVDEINREFEGKAVVGKVNVDNNPDTAAQYGIRNIPTILFFKGGQVVDKVVGVVPKEQLVQKLQSL